From the Tripterygium wilfordii isolate XIE 37 chromosome 6, ASM1340144v1, whole genome shotgun sequence genome, one window contains:
- the LOC119999466 gene encoding adenylylsulfatase HINT3 isoform X3, translating to METRRLAILCSHLCPIASGSRQTQASISIRCSASDDQPSSRDATNGNQPRNCVFCKIVRGDSPAHKLYEDDMCLCILDTKPLIHGHSLVIPKSHFCSLEATPPSMPLVYIAQVVAAMCSKVPFIGNAIMKATGCDSFNLVVNNGEAAGQVIFHTHMHIIPRKNCDGLWSTEFHRV from the exons ATGGAGACACGGAGGCTCGCGATTCTCTGCTCCCATCTCTGTCCCATCGCCTCGGGTTCGCGCCAGACACAAGCATCGATCTCGATTCGCTGTTCTGCTTCGGACGATCAACCTAGTTCTCGTGATGCTACGAATGGGAATCAACCGCGGAATTGCGTTTTCTGCAAAATTGTTCGCGGTGATTCCCCAGCTCATAAG CTTTATGAAGACGATATGTGCTTGTGTATATTGGATACAAAACCGCTGATTCATGG GCACTCTCTTGTTATACCTAAGtctcatttttgttcattggAAGCAACTCCTCCATCT ATGCCATTAGTTTATATTGCGCAGGTGGTGGCAGCAATGTGTTCAAAAGTGCCATTTATAGGCAATGCAATAATGAAAGCTACTGGTTGTG ATTCATTCAATTTGGTGGTCAATAATGGTGAAGCTGCtggccaagttatatttcat ACGCACATGCACATTATCCCTCGCAAGAACTGTGACGGCTTATGGAGTACCGAG TTCCACAGAGTTTGA
- the LOC119999466 gene encoding adenylylsulfatase HINT3 isoform X2 encodes METRRLAILCSHLCPIASGSRQTQASISIRCSASDDQPSSRDATNGNQPRNCVFCKIVRGDSPAHKLYEDDMCLCILDTKPLIHGHSLVIPKSHFCSLEATPPSVVAAMCSKVPFIGNAIMKATGCDSFNLVVNNGEAAGQVIFHTHMHIIPRKNCDGLWSTESLRRCPLNFDQKSAQFVDHVREQLSDIFEDRKGQESNPS; translated from the exons ATGGAGACACGGAGGCTCGCGATTCTCTGCTCCCATCTCTGTCCCATCGCCTCGGGTTCGCGCCAGACACAAGCATCGATCTCGATTCGCTGTTCTGCTTCGGACGATCAACCTAGTTCTCGTGATGCTACGAATGGGAATCAACCGCGGAATTGCGTTTTCTGCAAAATTGTTCGCGGTGATTCCCCAGCTCATAAG CTTTATGAAGACGATATGTGCTTGTGTATATTGGATACAAAACCGCTGATTCATGG GCACTCTCTTGTTATACCTAAGtctcatttttgttcattggAAGCAACTCCTCCATCT GTGGTGGCAGCAATGTGTTCAAAAGTGCCATTTATAGGCAATGCAATAATGAAAGCTACTGGTTGTG ATTCATTCAATTTGGTGGTCAATAATGGTGAAGCTGCtggccaagttatatttcat ACGCACATGCACATTATCCCTCGCAAGAACTGTGACGGCTTATGGAGTACCGAG AGTTTGAGGCGGTGCCCCCTGAACTTTGACCAGAAATCTGCTCAATTTGTTGATCATGTGCGAGAGCAGTTATCAGACATTTTTGAAGATCGCAAGGGGCAAGAATCAAATCCCTCTTGA
- the LOC119999955 gene encoding hydrogen cyanide synthase subunit HcnC, producing the protein MASVSLSSPSVQAYNKGIVSCGRSQLSSCSFAFESGFFGTKFPTGPLSLSTRKTRRTRPESVETYCSSTLSASTQTFDVVIIGAGIIGLTIARQFLIGSDLSVAVVDKAVPCSGATGAGQGYIWKIHKTPGSDTWELNMRSHELWEKFAESIQDQGLNPLEVLGWKKTGSLLVGRTPEESAMLKRRVEQLSNAGLKAEYLSSHDLLLEEPAVMVGEEGGAAFLPNDSQLDAQRTVAFIEKANREFVAKGRYADFYSDPVTCLLRSGSGGEVEGVQTSKRTLYCKKALVMAAGSWSGSLMHDLLRESDAILDVPVKPRKGHLLVLENFNSLKLNHGLMEVGYVGHQENATSATKLTDNGQALSVSMTATMDSVGNLVLGSSRQFAGFSTEVDDSIIGYIWKRVAGFFPQLKEVSLTDFAVRRKVRIGLRPYMPDGKPMIGPVPGLSNVFIATGHEGCGLSMALGTAEMVADMVLGNPGNVDYAPFVVQGRSC; encoded by the exons ATGGCTTCAGTATCTCTATCTTCACCAAGTGTTCAAGCATACAATAAGGGCATCGTTTCTTGTGGAAGGAGTCAGTTAAGCTCTTGCAGTTTCGCTTTTGAGTCGGGCTTCTTCGGCACCAAATTTCCCACGGGGCCGTTGTCATTATCAACCCGGAAAACTCGCAGGACCCGACCTGAGTCTGTCGAGACGTACTGCTCGAGTACCCTCTCTGCTTCTACTCAGACGTTCGACGTCGTGATCATCGGCGCCGGCATCATTGGGTTGACGATCGCCCGTCAATTTCTGATCGGGTCGGATCTTTCTGTTGCGGTGGTAGATAAGGCCGTCCCTTGTTCTGGTGCAACTGGTGCAG GGCAAGGCTACATATGGAAGATACACAAGACCCCTGGGAGTGATACATGGGAGCTGAACATGAGAAGCCACGAACTGTGGGAGAAGTTTGCTGAAAGTATACAAGATCAAGGCTTGAATCCTCTCGAAGTTTTAGGTTGGAAAAAGACAG GAAGCTTGCTAGTTGGTAGGACCCCTGAGGAGTCAGCCATGTTAAAAAGAAGGGTGGAGCAGCTATCCAATGCTGGGTTAAAAGCTGAGTATTTGTCAAGTCATGATTTACTTCTAGAGGAACCTGCAGTTATGGTAGGGGAAGAAGGAGGGGCTGCCTTTCTACCTAATGACTCCCAGTTGGATGCTCAACGAACTGTTGCGTTTATTGAAAAG GCTAACAGGGAATTTGTGGCGAAAGGCAGATATGCAGATTTCTATAGTGACCCAGTCACGTGTTTATTAAG ATCTGGCAGCGGTGGGGAGGTTGAAGGTGTTCAAACTTCCAAAAGGACCTTGTACTGTAAGAAAGCCTTAGTCATGGCGGCTGGTTCTTGGAGTGGGTCTTTGATGCATGATCTGTTAAGAGAATCAGATGCCATATTAGATGTACCTGTAAAGCCACGAAAG GGTCACCTGCTTgtgttggaaaattttaattccCTCAAGTTGAATCATGGCCTGATGGAAGTGGGTTATGTTGGTCATCAAGAAAATGCTACTTCAGCTACAAAATTAACTGATAATGGGCAGGCTCTCTCTGTTTCAATGACAGCCACAATGGATAGTGTGGGGAACCTTGTTCTTG GGAGTAGTCGTCAATTTGCCGGGTTCAGCACTGAGGTGGATGATTCTATCATTGGTTACATATGGAAGCGGGTCGCAGGGTTCTTTCCTCAATTGAAAGAAGTGTCCCTCACAGATTTCGCTGTGAGAAGAAAAGTGAGAATAGGCTTACGACCTTACA TGCCTGATGGGAAGCCTATGATTGGGCCTGTTCCTGGTTTGTCTAATGTGTTCATTGCAACTGGACATGAAGGTTGCGGACTCTCAATG GCTTTGGGGACTGCTGAAATGGTTGCGGACATGGTGTTGGGCAATCCTGGAAATGTTGATTATGCACCATTTGTGGTTCAAGGACGATCTTGTTGA
- the LOC120000832 gene encoding transcription factor IBH1-like, which translates to MNSYSPSSTLKSRFTRRFLRALMKINSGQQTASPRDVHRRYRRVRIAADKSLALAVGSRRSWSRALLCKIRTQKRRHRRRCASTRRISSTTSTQREKCLGLKGKSRELQKLVPGSEGMDLCSLLDETAHYIKCLATQVQAMRCIAHSCNSP; encoded by the coding sequence atgaattcataTTCTCCAAGCAGTACATTAAAATCTAGGTTCACTAGAAGGTTCCTTCGAGCTCTGATGAAGATAAATAGTGGACAACAAACTGCTTCTCCTCGCGACGTCCATCGAAGATATCGGAGGGTCAGGATTGCAGCTGATAAATCCTTGGCTTTGGCTGTTGGGTCAAGGAGATCATGGAGTAGGGCATTGCTTTGCAAGATCAGAACCCAAAAACGACGTCACCGGCGGCGCTGTGCTTCAACCAGAAGGATTAGTAGTACTACTAGTACCCAAAGAGAGAAGTGTTTGGGTTTGAAAGGGAAATCAAGAGAGTTGCAAAAGCTGGTGCCAGGAAGTGAAGGTATGGATTTGTGTAGTTTGTTGGATGAGACTGCTCACTACATCAAGTGCCTTGCCACACAAGTACAGGCCATGAGATGTATTGCTCATTCTTGTAACTCTCCTTAA
- the LOC119999953 gene encoding monocopper oxidase-like protein SKU5 isoform X3: protein MLAGAGYVLLLILCLVSFSSGGDPFVFFDWTVSYLKAFPLGVKQQVIGINGQFPGPVLNVTTNWNVVVNVKNDLDEPLLITWNGIQHRKNSWQDGVLGTNCPIPAGWNWTYEFQVKDQIGSFFYFPTLSFQRAAGGYGGIIVNNREVIPLPFNVPDGDITIFISDWYTRSHKVSLNNVKELREDIEDGKDIGVPDGILINGFGPYGYEQALVPKGITYQIINVEPGKTYRLRVHNVGISTSLNFRIQNHNLLLVETEGSYTVQQNYSNMDIHVGQSYSFLVTMDQNASSDYYIVASPRFVNSSARAKASGVAILHYSNSQGPAAGPLPDLPDEYDAYFSMNQARSIRWNVSAGAARPNPQGSFRYGDITVTELAQQYKIPGVYKLDFPNKLMGRPPKVDTSLINGTFKGFVEIIFQNNDTTVQSFHMDGYAFFVVGMDFGVWTENSRGIYNKWDGVARCTTQVFPGAWTAILVFLDNAGIWNLRAENLDTWYMGQEVYVSVVNPEVDTSENHLPENAIYCGLLSSLQHDQAQRVHFSDAPAVSNTRTPILIAILITLFVALMRQPW from the exons ATGCTTGCAGGTGCAGGATATGTCTTGCTCCTGATTCTGTGTTTGGTTTCCTTTAGCTCAGGAGGTGACCCATTTGTGTTCTTTGATTGGACTGTCTCCTACCTCAAAGCCTTCCCACTTGGAGTTAAACAGCAG GTTATTGGGATAAACGGACAGTTTCCAGGACCAGTTCTAAATGTGACTACCAACTGGAATGTTGTTGTCAATGTGAAGAACGACCTTGATGAGCCATTACTTATCACATG GAATGGCATTCAACACAGGAAGAATTCTTGGCAGGATGGAGTTTTAGGAACCAATTGCCCAATTCCTGCTGGTTGGAATTGGACATATGAGTTCCAAGTAAAAGATCAGATAGGGAGCTTCTTCTATTTCCCTACTCTAAGTTTCCAGAGAGCTGCTGGTGGATATGGGGGAATCATTGTAAACAACAGGGAGGTTATTCCACTACCATTTAATGTGCCTGATGGAGATATTACCATTTTTATTAGCGACTGGTATACTAGGAGTCATAAGGTCAGTTTGAATAATGTCAAG GAACTTAGGGAAGATATTGAAGATGGAAAAGACATTGGAGTTCCTGATGGCATTCTCATTAATGGATTTGGTCCTTATGGCTATGAACAAGCACTGGTTCCTAAGGGCATTACTTACCAGATAATAAATGTTGAACCTG GAAAAACATATCGCCTCCGGGTGCACAATGTTGGTATCTCAACCAGCTTGAATTTCAGAATACAGAATCATAACTTACTTCTTGTGGAGACTGAAGGATCATACACTGTCCAGCAGAACTACTCAAATATGGATATCCATGTGGGTCAGTCATACTCATTCTTGGTTACAATGGATCAAAATGCAAGCAGTGATTATTACATTGTTGCCAGTCCTAGATTTGTCAATTCATCTGCTCGGGCTAAAGCTTCTGGAGTTGCTATCTTGCACTATTCCAATTCTCAAGGGCCTGCCGCGGGTCCCCTTCCTGATCTTCCTGATGAATATGACGCATACTTTTCAATGAATCAAGCAAGATCCATAAG ATGGAATGTCTCTGCTGGTGCTGCCCGTCCAAATCCACAGGGATCTTTCAGATATGGTGACATTACTGTGACAGAG CTTGCCCAGCAGTACAAGATTCCTGGTGTCTACAAGCTTGATTTCCCAAATAAACTAATGGGCAGGCCTCCCAAAGTTGATACATCCCTAATCAATGGTACTTTCAAAGGTTTTGTGGAGATCATTTTTCAGAACAATGACACCACTGTTCAAAGTTTTCATATGGATGGCTATGCGTTCTTTGTTGTTGG TATGGATTTTGGGGTGTGGACTGAGAATAGCAGAGGCATATACAACAAATGGGACGGTGTAGCCCGTTGCACTACACAG GTCTTTCCTGGAGCATGGACGGCCATTCTAGTGTTTCTTGACAATGCTGGCATTTGGAATCTTCGTGCAGAGAATCTCGATACATGGTATATGGGACAAGAAGTTTATGTGAGTGTTGTAAATCCAGAGGTTGACACATCAGAGAATCATTTGCCTGAAAATGCCATATACTGTGGCCTTCTTTCCTCCTTGCAGCA TGACCAAGCTCAAAGAGTCCACTTTTCCGATGCCCCAGCAGTTTCGAACACGAGGACACCAATTCTGATCGCAATTCTCATTACTTTATTTGTGGCTTTGATGCGGCAGCCATGGTAG
- the LOC119999956 gene encoding uncharacterized protein LOC119999956 yields MAMATTLRRLSSQIHRLPSLSPFTHSLIARSSSSTSAKVADRIVKLSAIDWEGKKHEGIGLSGHTLLKALKNAGLIDPECHRLDEIDACSSECEVSIAQEWLDKLPPRSFQEEKILKSNSRTRTLNKHSRLGCQVVLSHELQGMVVAVPEPKPWNTA; encoded by the coding sequence ATGGCCATGGCGACCACACTCCGAAGACTCTCCTCCCAAATCCACCGTCTCCCCAGCCTTTCTCCCTTCACCCATTCCCTAATCGCTCGATCCTCCTCCTCCACTTCGGCCAAAGTTGCGGACCGGATTGTGAAGCTATCCGCAATCGATTGGGAGGGCAAGAAGCACGAGGGGATCGGACTCTCAGGGCATACCCTTCTCAAGGCGCTCAAAAACGCCGGGCTGATCGACCCTGAGTGTCACCGGCTAGATGAGATCGATGCTTGCTCGTCCGAGTGCGAGGTTAGCATTGCCCAGGAGTGGCTCGATAAGCTGCCCCCTCGATCATTCCAAGAGGAGAAAATCCTCAAGAGCAATTCCAGGACTAGGACGTTGAACAAGCACTCTAGGCTTGGTTGCCAGGTCGTGCTAAGTCACGAACTCCAAGGTATGGTCGTAGCGGTCCCTGAACCCAAACCCTGGAATACTGCTTAA
- the LOC119999953 gene encoding monocopper oxidase-like protein SKU5 isoform X1 produces the protein MLAGAGYVLLLILCLVSFSSGGDPFVFFDWTVSYLKAFPLGVKQQVIGINGQFPGPVLNVTTNWNVVVNVKNDLDEPLLITWNGIQHRKNSWQDGVLGTNCPIPAGWNWTYEFQVKDQIGSFFYFPTLSFQRAAGGYGGIIVNNREVIPLPFNVPDGDITIFISDWYTRSHKVSLNNVKELREDIEDGKDIGVPDGILINGFGPYGYEQALVPKGITYQIINVEPGKTYRLRVHNVGISTSLNFRIQNHNLLLVETEGSYTVQQNYSNMDIHVGQSYSFLVTMDQNASSDYYIVASPRFVNSSARAKASGVAILHYSNSQGPAAGPLPDLPDEYDAYFSMNQARSIRWNVSAGAARPNPQGSFRYGDITVTEVYVLLNRPAVLINGKLRTTLNGISYLPPSTPLKLAQQYKIPGVYKLDFPNKLMGRPPKVDTSLINGTFKGFVEIIFQNNDTTVQSFHMDGYAFFVVGMDFGVWTENSRGIYNKWDGVARCTTQVFPGAWTAILVFLDNAGIWNLRAENLDTWYMGQEVYVSVVNPEVDTSENHLPENAIYCGLLSSLQHDQAQRVHFSDAPAVSNTRTPILIAILITLFVALMRQPW, from the exons ATGCTTGCAGGTGCAGGATATGTCTTGCTCCTGATTCTGTGTTTGGTTTCCTTTAGCTCAGGAGGTGACCCATTTGTGTTCTTTGATTGGACTGTCTCCTACCTCAAAGCCTTCCCACTTGGAGTTAAACAGCAG GTTATTGGGATAAACGGACAGTTTCCAGGACCAGTTCTAAATGTGACTACCAACTGGAATGTTGTTGTCAATGTGAAGAACGACCTTGATGAGCCATTACTTATCACATG GAATGGCATTCAACACAGGAAGAATTCTTGGCAGGATGGAGTTTTAGGAACCAATTGCCCAATTCCTGCTGGTTGGAATTGGACATATGAGTTCCAAGTAAAAGATCAGATAGGGAGCTTCTTCTATTTCCCTACTCTAAGTTTCCAGAGAGCTGCTGGTGGATATGGGGGAATCATTGTAAACAACAGGGAGGTTATTCCACTACCATTTAATGTGCCTGATGGAGATATTACCATTTTTATTAGCGACTGGTATACTAGGAGTCATAAGGTCAGTTTGAATAATGTCAAG GAACTTAGGGAAGATATTGAAGATGGAAAAGACATTGGAGTTCCTGATGGCATTCTCATTAATGGATTTGGTCCTTATGGCTATGAACAAGCACTGGTTCCTAAGGGCATTACTTACCAGATAATAAATGTTGAACCTG GAAAAACATATCGCCTCCGGGTGCACAATGTTGGTATCTCAACCAGCTTGAATTTCAGAATACAGAATCATAACTTACTTCTTGTGGAGACTGAAGGATCATACACTGTCCAGCAGAACTACTCAAATATGGATATCCATGTGGGTCAGTCATACTCATTCTTGGTTACAATGGATCAAAATGCAAGCAGTGATTATTACATTGTTGCCAGTCCTAGATTTGTCAATTCATCTGCTCGGGCTAAAGCTTCTGGAGTTGCTATCTTGCACTATTCCAATTCTCAAGGGCCTGCCGCGGGTCCCCTTCCTGATCTTCCTGATGAATATGACGCATACTTTTCAATGAATCAAGCAAGATCCATAAG ATGGAATGTCTCTGCTGGTGCTGCCCGTCCAAATCCACAGGGATCTTTCAGATATGGTGACATTACTGTGACAGAGGTATATGTGCTGCTTAATAGGCCTGCTGTGCTTATAAATGGGAAGTTGCGAACTACCCTTAATGGTATTTCATACTTACCTCCTTCTACACCACTAAAGCTTGCCCAGCAGTACAAGATTCCTGGTGTCTACAAGCTTGATTTCCCAAATAAACTAATGGGCAGGCCTCCCAAAGTTGATACATCCCTAATCAATGGTACTTTCAAAGGTTTTGTGGAGATCATTTTTCAGAACAATGACACCACTGTTCAAAGTTTTCATATGGATGGCTATGCGTTCTTTGTTGTTGG TATGGATTTTGGGGTGTGGACTGAGAATAGCAGAGGCATATACAACAAATGGGACGGTGTAGCCCGTTGCACTACACAG GTCTTTCCTGGAGCATGGACGGCCATTCTAGTGTTTCTTGACAATGCTGGCATTTGGAATCTTCGTGCAGAGAATCTCGATACATGGTATATGGGACAAGAAGTTTATGTGAGTGTTGTAAATCCAGAGGTTGACACATCAGAGAATCATTTGCCTGAAAATGCCATATACTGTGGCCTTCTTTCCTCCTTGCAGCA TGACCAAGCTCAAAGAGTCCACTTTTCCGATGCCCCAGCAGTTTCGAACACGAGGACACCAATTCTGATCGCAATTCTCATTACTTTATTTGTGGCTTTGATGCGGCAGCCATGGTAG
- the LOC119999466 gene encoding adenylylsulfatase HINT3 isoform X1 produces METRRLAILCSHLCPIASGSRQTQASISIRCSASDDQPSSRDATNGNQPRNCVFCKIVRGDSPAHKLYEDDMCLCILDTKPLIHGHSLVIPKSHFCSLEATPPSMPLVYIAQVVAAMCSKVPFIGNAIMKATGCDSFNLVVNNGEAAGQVIFHTHMHIIPRKNCDGLWSTESLRRCPLNFDQKSAQFVDHVREQLSDIFEDRKGQESNPS; encoded by the exons ATGGAGACACGGAGGCTCGCGATTCTCTGCTCCCATCTCTGTCCCATCGCCTCGGGTTCGCGCCAGACACAAGCATCGATCTCGATTCGCTGTTCTGCTTCGGACGATCAACCTAGTTCTCGTGATGCTACGAATGGGAATCAACCGCGGAATTGCGTTTTCTGCAAAATTGTTCGCGGTGATTCCCCAGCTCATAAG CTTTATGAAGACGATATGTGCTTGTGTATATTGGATACAAAACCGCTGATTCATGG GCACTCTCTTGTTATACCTAAGtctcatttttgttcattggAAGCAACTCCTCCATCT ATGCCATTAGTTTATATTGCGCAGGTGGTGGCAGCAATGTGTTCAAAAGTGCCATTTATAGGCAATGCAATAATGAAAGCTACTGGTTGTG ATTCATTCAATTTGGTGGTCAATAATGGTGAAGCTGCtggccaagttatatttcat ACGCACATGCACATTATCCCTCGCAAGAACTGTGACGGCTTATGGAGTACCGAG AGTTTGAGGCGGTGCCCCCTGAACTTTGACCAGAAATCTGCTCAATTTGTTGATCATGTGCGAGAGCAGTTATCAGACATTTTTGAAGATCGCAAGGGGCAAGAATCAAATCCCTCTTGA
- the LOC120001100 gene encoding E3 ubiquitin-protein ligase CHIP-like, which translates to MGPGLSSTAAEKQAEQLRQDGNLYFSKDRFGAAIDAYTEAITLCPNVPVYWTNRALCHRKRNDWEKVEADCRKAIQLDHNSVKAHYMLGLALLQMKEYAEGAKQLKEALDLGRGPYKKGYMVEEIWQELAKAKYSEWERSSTKRSWELQNLKEACESALTEKNFLDSPAEGFGDEVAAAQLKQFESLQQVFRKVSEDDTPTEVPDYLCCKISLDIFRDPVIAPSGITYERAVILNHLQKVGKFDPITREPLDPSQLVQNLAIKEAVEAFLDKHGWAYKMD; encoded by the exons ATGGGACCGGGTTTGTCGTCGACGGCGGCCGAGAAACAAGCGGAGCAGCTAAGGCAAGATGGGAATCTTTACTTCTCAAAGGATCGTTTCGGGGCCGCCATCGACGCCTACACTGAG GCAATCACGCTGTGTCCAAATGTCCCGGTTTATTGGACGAATCGCGCTCTCTGTCATCGTAAAAGGAA TGATTGGGAAAAAGTCGAAGCAGATTGTCGCAAAGCCATTCAGCTGGACCACAATTCTGTCAAG GCCCATTATATGTTGGGACTTGCCTTATTACAAATGAAAGAATATGCTGAAGGAGCCAAGCAATTGAAAGAG GCTTTAGATCTTGGGAGGGGTCCATACAAGAAGGGTTACATGGTAGAGGAGATTTGGCAGGAgcttgcaaaagcaaaatacagTGAATGGGAGCGGTCATCTACTAAGCGGTCATGGGAACTACAAAACTTGAA AGAAGCTTGTGAGTCGGCTCTTacagaaaaaaatttcttagatTCTCCAGCAGAAGGGTTTGGGGATGAAGTTGCTGCTGCACAGTTGAAGCAGTTTGAATCTCTGCAACAAGTATTCCGGAAAGTGTCTGAAGATGACACTCCAACTGAG GTGCCGGATTACCTGTGTTGTAAAATCAGTCTTGATATTTTCCGGGATCCTGTCATAGCTCCCAGTGGGATTACGTATGAAAGAGCAGTGATCTTGAACCATCTTCAGAAG GTGGGTAAGTTTGACCCAATCACACGTGAACCACTTGATCCTTCCCAGCTAGTACAAAATTTGGCAATAAAGGAAGCAGTGGAGGCATTTCTAGACAAACATGGTTGGGCTTACAAGATGGACTGA
- the LOC119999953 gene encoding monocopper oxidase-like protein SKU5 isoform X2: MLAGAGYVLLLILCLVSFSSGGDPFVFFDWTVSYLKAFPLGVKQQVIGINGQFPGPVLNVTTNWNVVVNVKNDLDEPLLITWNGIQHRKNSWQDGVLGTNCPIPAGWNWTYEFQVKDQIGSFFYFPTLSFQRAAGGYGGIIVNNREVIPLPFNVPDGDITIFISDWYTRSHKELREDIEDGKDIGVPDGILINGFGPYGYEQALVPKGITYQIINVEPGKTYRLRVHNVGISTSLNFRIQNHNLLLVETEGSYTVQQNYSNMDIHVGQSYSFLVTMDQNASSDYYIVASPRFVNSSARAKASGVAILHYSNSQGPAAGPLPDLPDEYDAYFSMNQARSIRWNVSAGAARPNPQGSFRYGDITVTEVYVLLNRPAVLINGKLRTTLNGISYLPPSTPLKLAQQYKIPGVYKLDFPNKLMGRPPKVDTSLINGTFKGFVEIIFQNNDTTVQSFHMDGYAFFVVGMDFGVWTENSRGIYNKWDGVARCTTQVFPGAWTAILVFLDNAGIWNLRAENLDTWYMGQEVYVSVVNPEVDTSENHLPENAIYCGLLSSLQHDQAQRVHFSDAPAVSNTRTPILIAILITLFVALMRQPW, translated from the exons ATGCTTGCAGGTGCAGGATATGTCTTGCTCCTGATTCTGTGTTTGGTTTCCTTTAGCTCAGGAGGTGACCCATTTGTGTTCTTTGATTGGACTGTCTCCTACCTCAAAGCCTTCCCACTTGGAGTTAAACAGCAG GTTATTGGGATAAACGGACAGTTTCCAGGACCAGTTCTAAATGTGACTACCAACTGGAATGTTGTTGTCAATGTGAAGAACGACCTTGATGAGCCATTACTTATCACATG GAATGGCATTCAACACAGGAAGAATTCTTGGCAGGATGGAGTTTTAGGAACCAATTGCCCAATTCCTGCTGGTTGGAATTGGACATATGAGTTCCAAGTAAAAGATCAGATAGGGAGCTTCTTCTATTTCCCTACTCTAAGTTTCCAGAGAGCTGCTGGTGGATATGGGGGAATCATTGTAAACAACAGGGAGGTTATTCCACTACCATTTAATGTGCCTGATGGAGATATTACCATTTTTATTAGCGACTGGTATACTAGGAGTCATAAG GAACTTAGGGAAGATATTGAAGATGGAAAAGACATTGGAGTTCCTGATGGCATTCTCATTAATGGATTTGGTCCTTATGGCTATGAACAAGCACTGGTTCCTAAGGGCATTACTTACCAGATAATAAATGTTGAACCTG GAAAAACATATCGCCTCCGGGTGCACAATGTTGGTATCTCAACCAGCTTGAATTTCAGAATACAGAATCATAACTTACTTCTTGTGGAGACTGAAGGATCATACACTGTCCAGCAGAACTACTCAAATATGGATATCCATGTGGGTCAGTCATACTCATTCTTGGTTACAATGGATCAAAATGCAAGCAGTGATTATTACATTGTTGCCAGTCCTAGATTTGTCAATTCATCTGCTCGGGCTAAAGCTTCTGGAGTTGCTATCTTGCACTATTCCAATTCTCAAGGGCCTGCCGCGGGTCCCCTTCCTGATCTTCCTGATGAATATGACGCATACTTTTCAATGAATCAAGCAAGATCCATAAG ATGGAATGTCTCTGCTGGTGCTGCCCGTCCAAATCCACAGGGATCTTTCAGATATGGTGACATTACTGTGACAGAGGTATATGTGCTGCTTAATAGGCCTGCTGTGCTTATAAATGGGAAGTTGCGAACTACCCTTAATGGTATTTCATACTTACCTCCTTCTACACCACTAAAGCTTGCCCAGCAGTACAAGATTCCTGGTGTCTACAAGCTTGATTTCCCAAATAAACTAATGGGCAGGCCTCCCAAAGTTGATACATCCCTAATCAATGGTACTTTCAAAGGTTTTGTGGAGATCATTTTTCAGAACAATGACACCACTGTTCAAAGTTTTCATATGGATGGCTATGCGTTCTTTGTTGTTGG TATGGATTTTGGGGTGTGGACTGAGAATAGCAGAGGCATATACAACAAATGGGACGGTGTAGCCCGTTGCACTACACAG GTCTTTCCTGGAGCATGGACGGCCATTCTAGTGTTTCTTGACAATGCTGGCATTTGGAATCTTCGTGCAGAGAATCTCGATACATGGTATATGGGACAAGAAGTTTATGTGAGTGTTGTAAATCCAGAGGTTGACACATCAGAGAATCATTTGCCTGAAAATGCCATATACTGTGGCCTTCTTTCCTCCTTGCAGCA TGACCAAGCTCAAAGAGTCCACTTTTCCGATGCCCCAGCAGTTTCGAACACGAGGACACCAATTCTGATCGCAATTCTCATTACTTTATTTGTGGCTTTGATGCGGCAGCCATGGTAG